The following are encoded in a window of Chloroflexota bacterium genomic DNA:
- a CDS encoding metal-sulfur cluster assembly factor, with amino-acid sequence MSAPLAEETIRDALREVIDPEIGINIVDLGLIYEIELASAESDAHDVSVTMTLTTPGCPAGPQILQQVKQVVEAVPGVSSMDLDLTFSPLWNEEMLSEDVRWILGR; translated from the coding sequence ATGAGCGCACCCTTGGCGGAAGAAACGATTCGCGACGCTTTGCGCGAGGTGATCGACCCCGAGATTGGCATCAACATCGTGGACCTGGGACTGATCTACGAGATCGAGCTGGCCTCCGCCGAGTCCGATGCCCACGACGTCTCGGTCACAATGACCCTGACGACGCCCGGATGCCCGGCCGGACCGCAAATCCTGCAGCAGGTGAAGCAGGTGGTGGAGGCGGTGCCCGGCGTGAGCAGCATGGATCTCGATCTCACGTTCAGCCCCTTGTGGAACGAGGAGATGCTGAGCGAGGACGTCCGCTGGATTCTGGGCCGGTAG